In the genome of Brachionichthys hirsutus isolate HB-005 chromosome 23, CSIRO-AGI_Bhir_v1, whole genome shotgun sequence, one region contains:
- the LOC137911539 gene encoding LOW QUALITY PROTEIN: G-protein coupled receptor 26-like (The sequence of the model RefSeq protein was modified relative to this genomic sequence to represent the inferred CDS: inserted 2 bases in 2 codons), translating to MDFAEALSALFIVGVALVSLLSNLLVLLCFARSAEIRRQVPGVFTTNLSFCHLLVTVLNMPSTVAGIVRNQRPXGERVCHALSFLETFLTASAMLSTAALGVDRWVAVVFPLSYSTKMRHXDALGMVCCSWLHALGFSLTALLSSWGGYSDVYASCTLRPSGGGGGDGIRFAIFTVVFHATSFALSLLVLCVSYLKVLKVAKFHCKRIDVITMQTLFLLVDIHPSVKQRCLAEQKRRKQRATKKISIFIGSFIVCFAPYVITRLAELLPSVGINRHWGIISKCLAYSKAASDPFAYSLLRQQYKKVLVTVANRLLQRRDPHPASSGHNSSLDTEKD from the exons ATGGACTTTGCTGAAGCCCTCTCCGCTCTGTTCATCGTCGGCGTCGCGCTCGTGTCGCTCCTCTCCAACCTGTTGGTGCTTTTATGCTTCGCGCGCAGCGCCGAGATCCGCCGCCAGGTGCCCGGCGTGTTCACCACGAACCTGTCCTTCTGCCACCTCCTCGTCACCGTCCTGAACATGCCCTCCACCGTGGCCGGGATCGTGAGGAACCAGCGAC TCGGGGAGCGCGTCTGCCACGCGCTGAGCTTCCTGGAGACCTTCCTGACCGCCAGCGCCATGCTGAGCACGGCGGCCCTCGGCGTGGACCGGTGGGTCGCGGTGGTCTTCCCGCTCAGCTACTCCACCAAGATGCGCC CGGACGCGCTGGGCATGGTGTGCTGCTCCTGGCTCCACGCCCTCGGCTTCTCCCTGACGGCGCTGCTCTCCTCCTGGGGGGGCTACAGCGACGTGTACGCGTCGTGCACCTTGCGgccgagcggcggcggcggcggcgacgggaTTCGCTTCGCCATATTCACGGTGGTTTTTCACGCCACCAGCTTCGCGCTCTCGCTGCTCGTCCTGTGCGTCTCCTACCTGAAGGTGCTGAAGGTGGCCAAGTTTCACTGCAAGAGGATCGACGTCATCACCATGCAGACGCTGTTCCTCCTGGTCGACATTCATCCGAG CGTCAAACAAAGATGTTTAGCGgagcagaagaggagaaagcAGAGAGCCACGAAGAAGATCAGCATCTTCATCGGCTCCTTCATCGTCTGCTTCGCTCCTTATGTCATCACAAG GTTGGCGGAGCTTCTCCCCTCCGTGGGCATCAACCGCCACTGGGGGATCATCAGCAAGTGCCTCGCCTACAGCAAGGCGGCGTCCGACCCCTTCGCCTACTCCCTCCTCCGTCAGCAGTACAAAAAGGTCCTGGTTACCGTCGCCAaccggctgctgcagcgccGCGACCCGCACCCCGCCTCGTCCGGCCACAACAGCTCCCTGGACACGGAGAAAGACTAA